In Epinephelus moara isolate mb chromosome 9, YSFRI_EMoa_1.0, whole genome shotgun sequence, a genomic segment contains:
- the gdnfa gene encoding glial cell line-derived neurotrophic factor produces MKLWDVLATCLLLLSSVATRPLYQNTQPAKRTYFPSSYSDSASLSVEDEEPAFQREDHNLQKIAMEDQYDIAGPYPDQFDDVMDFIEATIGRLRRSSDPSGGSRGRREQRQRGAANTGSTRGERRGHGDRKRGRGRGGSRNGKGGRGEKGREGISVQTRGCLLKEVHLNVTDLGLGYQTKEELIFRYCSGPCVEAETNYDKILNNLTHNKKLDKDTPSRTCCRPIAFDDDLSFLDDNVVYHTLKKHSARKCGCV; encoded by the exons ATGAAGTTATGGGATGTTTTGGCCACGTGTTTGTTGCTCCTGAGCTCTGTTGCTACACGGCCTCTCTACCAAAACACTCAGCCAGCCAAGAGGACTTATTTCCCCAGCAGCTACAGTGATTCTGCGTCCCTGTCTGTGGAGGACGAAGAGCCAGCGTTCCAGCGTGAAGACCACAACCTGCAGAAGATCGCCATGGAGGATCAAT ATGACATCGCAGGCCCCTATCCAGATCAATTTGATGATGTAATGGATTTTATTGAGGCTACCATTGGCAGACTCCGTCGATCGTCGGATCCCAGCGGAGGCTCCAGGGGACGGAgggaacagagacagagaggagcagcaAACACAGGAAGCACGagaggtgagaggagaggacaTGGCGACAGGAAGCGTGGCCGGGGGCGAGGGGGAAGTCGAAACGGTAAAGGAGGACGAGGCGAGAAGGGGAGGGAAGGGATATCGGTGCAGACCCGAGGCTGCTTGCTAAAGGAGGTCCATCTCAATGTGACGGACTTGGGGCTGGGCTACCAGACTAAGGAGGAGTTGATCTTCCGGTACTGCAGCGGCCCCTGCGTGGAGGCGGAGACCAACTACGACAAGATCCTCAACAACCTCACACACAACAAGAAGCTGGATAAGGACACACCCTCTCGCACCTGCTGTCGACCAATCGCTTTCGACGATGACTTATCTTTCTTGGACGACAATGTGGTGTATCACACGCTGAAGAAGCATTCTGCCAGGAAGTGTGGCTGTGTCTGA